In Diadema setosum chromosome 19, eeDiaSeto1, whole genome shotgun sequence, a genomic segment contains:
- the LOC140243163 gene encoding probable ATP-dependent RNA helicase DDX10: MTEIEGMDTHKQKKHASTKGSSSKFKHKKRKLREKKVVLKKLQVEKKEINQLIEQYDQITPADIEKFSDFPLSGRTKSGLTDAGYEVPTEIQRMTIGLALQGHDVLGAAKTGSGKTLAFLIPILECLYRNSWSMLDGLGALVISPTRELAYQTFEVLCKIGAKHDFSAGLVIGGKDLKTEMERLPKTNIIICTPGRLLQHMDETACFESLNLQMLVLDEADRILDLGFQKTMDAIFEHLPSERQTLLFSATQTKSVRDLARLSLQDPKYVAVHEHHTHSTPVQLDQSYIVCELEQKLDVLYSFIKAHLKQKILVFMASCKQVKFVFEMFCKLNPGISVMALYGSLHQLRRVAVYEEFCVRETAVLLATDIAARGLDFPAVHWVVQLDCPEDSSTYIHRVGRTARYEKNGEALLVLLPSEEEAMVAELEKRKIPIEKIQVNPNKRVTVEKKLQSYCAQSLELKQSAQRAFIAYLKSVYLMKNKDVFKVHKLALDSFARSLGLAVAPRVRFIQRAEKRKEEQSRVKRASSRNEGIVQTNAGHERTLSKASISAKKKEDENEEDSSSSEGELESEEEKMPRGMASEEGYSFHGDGDEDEDDLLVKKSSSATEQIGAAGDNGDEDLAVPERRSKKSDKPLTKYALAKKIRKKNLTINTKKIFDDDGEVQAQWPPAQPTKASRLHDDVEEEGGGIDIEKAKQFMAEEDKHDKQLFKERIKAKHLMKRLKEKKEKKGKRGRKDSDDEDEGVHLGTTLNVEEEEEFDPMSLPDPDKFSAFVSDEEDDDDAHKDVDKEDVSKVKLKPAKQSSKPSKRKSSKENTGKKKKKKRKISFEEEEEGVPMDTGMSLQDDEQLALHMLSSNRL, translated from the exons ATGACTGAAATCGAAGGCATGGACACTCACAAGCAGAAAAAACATGCTTCGACGAAGGGTTCTTCGTCAAAATTCAAACACAAGAAGCGAAAGCTCCGTGAAAAGAAAGTGGTTTTGAAGAAACTTCAAGTCGAAAAGAAAGAGATCAACCAACTGATTGAACAATATGACCAG ATCACACCAGCTGATATTGAGAAGTTCTCTGACTTCCCTCTAAGTGGCCGCACCAAGTCTGGGTTGACCGATGCCGGCTACGAGGTTCCCACAGAAATTCAGCGGATGACCATCGGGCTCGCTCTCCAGGGCCATGATGTTTTGGGAGCCGCCAAGACAGGCTCTGGCAAAACCCTGGCATTCCTCATTCCT ATTCTGGAATGCCTGTACCGCAACTCCTGGTCGATGCTGGATGGCCTCGGGGCCCTGGTCATCTCTCCAACCAGGGAGCTGGCCTACCAGACGTTTGAGGTTCTCTGCAAGATTGGTGCCAAACATGATTTCTCGGCTGGCCTCGTCATTGGTGGAAAG GACCTGAAGACAGAGATGGAGAGGCTACCAAAGACCAACATCATCATCTGTACTCCAGGCCGCCTCCTCCAGCACATGGATGAGACTGCCTGCTTTGAGAGCCTCAACCTTCAGATGCTAG TTTTGGATGAGGCTGACCGCATCCTGGATCTTGGCTTCCAGAAGACAATGGATGCCATCTTTGAACATCTCCCCTCTGAGCGACAAACCCTTCTGTTCTCTGCCACCCAGACAAA GTCTGTGCGTGACTTGGCGAGGCTGAGTTTGCAGGATCCAAAGTATGTGGCAGTTCACGAGCATCACACTCACAGCACTCCTGTACAGCTTGATCAG AGCTACATTGTGTGTGAGTTGGAGCAGAAGCTGGACGTCCTATATTCATTCATCAAAGCTCATCTCAAGCAGAAGATCCTGGTCTTCATGGCCAGCTGTAAACAG GTGAAATTTGTCTTTGAGATGTTCTGCAAGCTGAACCCAGGCATTTCGGTGATGGCACTCTACGGCTCTCTGCATCAGTTGAGGCGGGTCGCTGTTTATGAGGAGTTCTGCGTGAGGGAGACGGCTGTCTTGCTGGCCACAGACATTGCAGCTCGGGGACTTG ACTTTCCGGCCGTCCACTGGGTGGTCCAGTTGGACTGTCCAGAGGACTCTAGCACCTACATCCACCGGGTTGGGCGGACGGCCCGATACGAGAAGAATGGCGAAGCTCTCCTGGTTCTCCTACCCTCGGAGGAAGAGGCCATGGTCGCAGAGCTGGAGAAGAGGAAGATACCCATTGAGAAAATACA GGTCAACCCCAACAAGAGAGTTACGGTGGAGAAGAAGCTCCAGTCTTACTGTGCCCAGAGCCTGGAACTCAAGCAGTCCGCCCAGAGGGCCTTCATCGCCTACCTCAAGTCAGTCTACCTTATGAAGAACAAGGACGTCTTCAAGGTCCACAAGCTGGCCCTCGACAGCTTTGCCAG GTCGCTCGGCTTGGCCGTTGCCCCCAGGGTACGATTCATCCAGCGGGCGGAGAAGCGGAAAGAAGAGCAAAGCAGGGTTAAGCGAGCATCATCAAGAAACGAAGGAATAGTCCAAACAAATGCTGGACATGAAAGGACGCTTTCAAAAGCCTCAATTAGTGCAAAGAAGAAAGAGGATGAAAATGAGGAGGATTCATCGTCATCAGAAGGAGAACTCGAGTCCGAGGAGGAGAAGATGCCCAGAGGCATGGCTTCTGAGGAAGGCTACAGTTTCCATGGTGACGGGGATGAGGATGAGGACGACTTGCTGGTCAAGAAATCCAGCAGTGCAACAGAGCAG ATCGGGGCTGCCGGAGACAACGGTGACGAAGATCTGGCCGTGCCCGAGAGGCGGTCGAAGAAATCCGACAAGCCCCTCACCAAGTACGCCCTGGCCAAGAAGATCAGGAAGAAGAATCTAACCATCAACACCAAGAAGATCTTTGATGATGATGGAGAG GTTCAAGCCCAGTGGCCTCCAGCACAGCCCACCAAAGCATCCCGTCTCCATGACGATGTAGAGGAGGAAGGAGGCGGGATCGACATTGAGAAGGCCAAGCAGTTCATGGCTGAGGAGGATAAGCATGacaagcagctcttcaaggaacGCATCAAGGCCAAACACCTT ATGAAAaggttaaaagaaaagaaagagaaaaaaggcaaGAGAGGACGGAAGGACAGTGATGATGAG GACGAGGGTGTACACCTTGGTACGACCCTAAACGTTGAGGAAGAAGAGGAATTCGATCCAATGAGCCTGCCAGACCCCGACAAGTTCTCCGCCTTTGTCAGTGACGAGGAAGACGATGATGATGCCCACAAGGATGTCGACAAAGAAGatgtgtcaaaggtcaaactgAA